GCAGATGGCGAATTGAGTGATGCTCAACTGGATTCCCTGCTTGCGAGTTTAAATGAAGCAGAAAGCAAGGATGCCTGGGAAATTTATCACCAGATCGGCGATGTACTGCGTTCAGAAGAATTGGCGGTCACTTTTAGTGCTGATTTCTCTCAGCGGTTTTCTGCAAAATTGAATGCTGAACCGGTCATCCTGGCTCCAGCGGCCATGCAAAAAGCAGATGCTAAGGACAAGCAAAGAAAACACAAGTTCCTCGGCGCTTATGCAGCCGTGGCCAGTATGGCGGCCGCTGCTGTGTTTGCTTTTATCATGATCCCGCAATTGCAGTCTTTCCAGACTAAGCCTGATACTGCGAGTCAGATCAGCAGCCGAGCGGTAACCTCGGGTAATGTTCAGTTAGCCAATCATAGCGGCAATCAGAGCGCCAATACCCTGGCAGCAAATGAGCAGACCAGACAGCCTGCCCAACTTGTACAAGGCAGCGATAAAAAAGTCGCAGAACTGGATATGTTGCGGGACCCCAGAATTGACAGCTATCTGATGGCACATCAGCGTTTTTCTCCTGCCATCAATAACGGAGCGCAATACGTTACACACGCTAACGCTGTTTCATCTGCTTCGGAAAAATAAATATGATGTGCGTATGGCGTTTTAACATCGCATTGGCTGGGTCCGCGTGCCTGCTGGGTTTGTTGGCACCAGCCATGGCACAGGACACGATTGACGATAAGCGTGAAGTGCACAGTGTTTTGCGTAAAATGCAGGCCTCTGCGCAAAAAATGAATTATTCAGGTACTTTTGTTTATCAACAGGCCAATCAAATCCGAACCTCCAGAATCACGCACGTTCTTGATGGAAATAATGAACTGGAAAAACTGGAAATTCTGGATGGTCAGCCCCGTGAGTATTTGCGAAAAAACGAAGAAGTAACCTGCTATCTCCCCGACAGCAAAACCTTGCAGGTGGAGAAAAATGCAACACAAGAAGTATTCCCTGCCTTGCTGACCTCGAATGCGCAATCTCTCCCAGAATCTTACGCAATAAAAAAAGCCGATCTCAGCCGCGTGGCCGGTATTGACTGCCAGACATACTTGCTGGACCCTCGTGATGGCTTCCGCTATGGCTACCGGCTCTGTGTAGAAAAAAATTCTGGCTTGCTGCTGCGTGCGCAAACGGTCAATACCAAAAATGAAGTCATAGAGCAAATCGCGTTTACTCAGTTGACTATTGGCGACATCGATAAGCAGAGGGTAAGACCTACTTTTCAAAATACTGCACAGTGGCAGGTTGAAAATCTGACGGTGCAGTCCAATATTCACTCAGGTTGGATTGTTAAATCCCTGCCAGCCGGTTTCAAGAAAACCCGCGAGATGAAACGGTTGATCCCCGCTGCCGGGAATGCAAAAAACAGCGATGGAACAGCGATCAAATCGCATCAGGTAGTGCAAATGATTTTTTCTGATGGACTGGCAGCGATTTCTGTTTTTATTGAACCGGATAGCGAAAACCGTACTGAAGGCAGTTTGCAGCAAGGGGCGATGACCATCATGGGCAAGCGCCATGCTGAATACTGGGTCACAGTCGTGGGTGAAGTACCCGCCAGCGCGATCCGGCAAGTGATGAACTCAATTGAATTTAAACCTAAATAAGCGAATGACACCATGAAAGCGAATAAACTTTTTCCAATTGAAAAAATTGCTTCCACCCTGGTCCTGAGTGCCTGCGTGGGTTTTATTGCACCGACCGCAATCAATGCCACTCCTGTTGCAGAAGCCGCTGCCACAGTTGGCTTGCCTGACTTTACCGAACTGGTCGAGAAATCTGGCCCGGCTGTCGTAAATATCAGGACCACAGAAAAAGTTCAGTTAAACCAGAATGGCATGAGCGCTGAAGATGAGCAGATGCAGGAATTTTTCCGCCGCTTCTTTGGCACGCCTATGCCAACACCAAAACAACAGCCTACGCCCAAAGGCCGTAAAACACCTCAACAACAAGAGGAAGAAGTTCCGCGCGGCGTTGGCTCTGGCTTCATCATTTCCCAGGACGGCTATGTGTTGACCAATGCTCATGTCGTCGATGGAGCATCTGAAGTCTATGTCAAGCTGACAGATAAGCGCGAATTCAAGGCTAAAGTTATTGGTGCGGACCGTCGTACTGATGTGGCCGTCTTAAAAATTGACGGCAGCAAATTACCCCGCGTCACCATCGGTGACTCAGACAAGATCAAGGCTGGTGAATGGGTAATCGCCATAGGCTCCCCCTTTGATCTCGACAATACCGTGACCGCTGGCATTATTTCTGCCAAGGCGCGCGACACTGGTGATTACCTGCCTTTGATACAAACTGACGTGGCAGTCAATCCAGGTAACTCTGGCGGCCCATTGATCAATATGCGCGGCGAAGTGATAGGCGTGAATTCGCAAATCTATAGCCGCTCTGGCGGCTATATGGGTATTTCATTTGCGATTCCCATAGACGAGGCCATGCGTGTTGTTGAACAGCTTAAATCTGCCGGTAAAGTAGTGCGTGGTTATCTCGGTGTAGAACGTATTGATGTAACCAAAGAAATTGCGGATGGTTTGGGCCTGGCAAAAGCGCAGGGTGCACAGATACAACGTGTCATGCCTGGTTCTCCTGCTGAGAAGGCGGGTATTGAGCCAGGGGATGTGATTCAAAAAGTAAACGGTATTGTCATTGACAAGGCAGTGGACTTGAATCGTATCGTCGGCGACATCAAACCTGGTGGCAAGGCAACAGTGACGGTGTGGCGCAGAGGTGGCGTAAAAGATATAGTCGTCACTGTCGCCGAAGCAGATGCAGAAAAAGCACCGGTAAAAACTGGAAAGCAAAAGGCCGAACCTGCTTCCAATGTATTTGGATTGACAGTGACCGACCTGACTGAAGCCCAGAAGCGTGATGCGCATGTCAGTGGTGGCGTGATACTGGAAGGTGCCGAGGGCGGTGCAGCCCGTGCAGGCCTGCAAGCTGGTGATATCATCACACGTATCTTTAATGCAGATATCAAGGATGCCAAGGAATTCGCCGCTGTTATGGCAAAAGTTGATCAAAAGAAACCAGTATTGCTACTGGTCAAACGTGGCGACGTATCTAAATTCGTTGCGGTACGTCCGACCAATCAATAAGCTTTTCAAGTAAAGTGAGGGCCACCTGCATTGCGGGTGGCCTTTTTTCTTTTGTAGGTCTGATATTGGCGACTTATAATATAGACATGGAGAATGCATTACGCGCATGATGTTAGCAATCTCAACCACTTTAGGCAGGAATGATGATTCAATTTACCCTTTATTCACGCAGTTATTGTCATCTCTGCGATGACATGCTTGAGCAACTGCAAGCCTATAGCCCTGAATATGGCTTCACCGTCAAGGTGATCGATGTCGATCAGGATGATGAGGTACTGGCCTTGTATGACGAGCTGGTGCCCGTCCTGGTAGGCCAAAAAAATGGGCAGAGCCAGCAAAGAATTTGCCACTATTATCTAGACCCTGCGGCACTGAAAGCCTTTTTCCATGCATGACCTGACAACTGGTTTATCCCTGTTTGATTATGAAAATGAAGTGATTTGCGGTGTGGATGAAGCGGGCAGGGGGCCATTAGCCGGACCTGTCATGGCCGCAGCAGTGATCCTTGACCCGAATAGGCCCATTGCAGGCTTGCGTGACTCAAAAAAACTCAGCGAAGCAAAGCGCGAGTTGCTGGCGATAGAGATCAAGGAACACGCCCTGGCCTGGTGTATTGCCGAATGTTCTGAACAGGAAATTGATGAACTCAATATACTGCAGGCCACCATGCTGGCCATGCGCCGTGCAGTTGAAGGTTTGTCTGTCACACCGACACTGGCACTGATTGATGGCAATCGTTGCCCGGTAATGTCTATTGCTTCGGAAGCCATTGTCAAGGGCGATGACAAGGTAGCTGCAATATCGGCTGCATCCATACTCGCAAAAACTGCCCGTGACCATGTCTTGATGCAATTACATGAAACCTACCCACAATACGCGCTTGATCAGCACAAGGGCTATCCTACGGCCTTGCATCTTGAGCGTTTGCGCGAGCATGGTGTATCGCCGATACACAGAAAATCTTACGCGCCTGTCAAAGCTTTACTCAAATAAATGAAATCGATTACTTCCCGCGATAATCCTCTGTACAAGGAATTCAAACAGCTAGCCACCAGTTCTCAGGCAAGGCGCAAGGCCGGCCGCACCTTGCTCGATGGCGTGCATCTTTGCGAAGCTTATTTTCAACATCTTGGCGCACCAGAGTATTGCATCGTTGCAGAAAGCAGCCTGCATCATGCCGAGGTGGCAGCAGTGCTGGCGCAAAGCGAGCAACAGAGAACGCAATGCATTTGCCTGCCAGATGCCTTGTACAAGGCGCTAAGCCAGGTCGAGCACGGGGTGGGTGTGATGTTTATCATTACTACGCCTGCGCCTGAATTTCCAACCGCTTTGGCTTCATCTTCCGTGGTGCTGGACAATTTGCAGGACCCTGGCAACCTCGGTTCTATCCTGCGCAGCGCGGCGGCGGCAGGCATAAAAAATGTATTTTGCAGTCCGGGCACTGCATTTGCCTGGTCGCCCAAAGTCATGCGCGCAGGCATGGGTGCACATTTTTTACTGAATATTTTTGAACATGTTGACTTGCCAGCACTATTGAGAAATACCACTATCCAGGTGTTGGCGACCAGTTCGCACACCAGGCAAACCATTTATCAAAGCAACTTGAATCAGGAAGTGGTTTGGCTATTTGGTCACGAGGGACAGGGTGTTTCACCAGAATTGATGTCCATGGCCACCAGTACAGTGACCATACCCCAGCAAGCGGCGATAGAATCATTGAATGTGGCTGCCAGCGCTGCCATCTGTTTTTTTGAACAAGTACGGCAGCAACTGGATGCAAAAACTGAGAGGCTGCCGCAAAATTGACCTGGCGTTGTTGCGCCGTCTTGCCGTACTAAAGTACTGTCAGCGCCGGCGACGCCTAGCCATCTTAATTTTGCAGCAGCCTCCTAGTAAATCCGCACGTCAGATTTAATCTCCTGCAAAATCGTGGTCGATATCTCTTCTATCGATTTTGCAGTCGATGATAACCAGCGTATGCCTTCACGCTTCATCATCAGTTCCGCCTCGTTGACTTCATAGCGGCAGTTTTCCAGTGATGCATATTTGCTACCTGGGCGACGTTCATTGCGAATTTCTGACAGACGTTCAGGTGCAATGCTCAAGCCAAAAATCTTTCCTTTAAATTCAGGCAATGCAGATGGCAACTTACCGCGTTCAAAATCATCCGGGATCAAAGGATAATTTGCTGCCTTGATGCCATATTGCATGGCCAGATACAGGGTAGTTGGCGTTTTTCCTGAGCGCGAAACACCGACAAGTATCACATCTGCCGTTGATAAATTCTTGTTGGACTGACCATCGTCATGTGCCAAAGAGAAATTAATGGCTTCTATCCTGTTTTTATACTCTTCAGAATCTGTAATGTTATGGCTGCGCCCTATGGTGTGAGTGGACTTGACACCCAGTTCCTGCTCAAGTGGTGACACAAAGGTTTGTATCAAATCCATGTGCAAACCCTTGGATTTAAAAACAACCCCAGCCAGGTCAGTTTTAACCAGAGTAGAGAAGACGATGGGGCGATTGCCTTCAGCCGTATAGGCGTCATTGATTTTGCGCACGGCATCGTGGGCTTTTTCCAGAGTATCTATGAAGGGTAAGCGAACTTGTTTAAATTTCAAGTCAAATTGTGTCAATACCGAGTGACCAAAGGTTTCTGCAGTGATGCCGGTACCGTCCGAGACGAAAAAAACGGTACGGTTCGCTGCAGGCCGTGCTTGCTGGGGAGTATCTGACATAGTAATTTTATATAAATAATGGCAATAGACTGGACGAAATATATTTGTACTCTTAGAAACAAAAAAGACTGCAAATTCTTATTCCGTTTAGATAAATCTTGCAGGACACAATGTAAAATGCTGCAACAGCATGTCAAGCGTGGCTCGCCTCAAGAATAACAAAAAACCAGCGGGATACGAAGCAACACGGCATTAAACAGCAAAGATTTCTTACCATCAAAAAGAGGTTGTTATGTCCAACGCAGCAAATACCGAAGCAACTTATGTTGCCTCGTTTGAGCATTTACGCATGACGGATGTTGAATCCGTCGGCGGAAAAAATGCTTCTTTAGGCGAAATGATCAGCCAACTGGCAACTGCCGGTGTGCGGGTTCCTGGTGGTTTTGCCACCACGGCACAAGCTTTTCGTGATTTCCTGACACATAGTATCGATGGCGGTCTGCCATTGGAAAAGCGCATCGCTGACCGTCTTGAGGGGCTTGATATCGACGATGTCAAAGAGTTGGCAAGAGCCGGTGCCGATATCCGCCAATGGATCATAGACACACCATTCCAGCCGCGTTTGCTCAAGGAAATAGAAGAGTTCTACAACAAGCTGGTTTCTGACTCTACCGCTGAAATGTCGTTTGCCGTGCGTTCTTCGGCTACGGCAGAAGATTTACCTGATGCCTCGTTTGCAGGCCAGCAAGAAACTTTCTTGAATGTTGTCGGAATTGACAATATTCTGGAGGCAATGAAACACGTATTTGCCTCGCTGTATAACGACAGGGCAATTTCCTACCGTGTCCATAAAGGTTTTACACACGCTGAAGTAGCCTTGTCTGCCGGTGTACAGCGCATGGTGCGTTCAGACCTGGGTGCCGCTGGCGTGATGTTCACGATAGATACAGAATCTGGTTTCAAGGATGTGGTTTTCATCACTTCCAGCTATGGTCTGGGTGAAACCGTAGTACAGGGCGCGGTTAATCCTGACGAATTCTATGTCCATAAGCCTATGCTGGAACAGGGCAAATTGCCTGTCATACGCCGCAATATTGGCTCCAAGCTCATTAAAATGGAATTCACAGGAGAAGCCAAGGCTGGTCGTTCGGTTAAGACAGTCGATGTGCCGGTCGAATTGCGTAACCGTTATTCCCTGAATGATACAGAAGTAGTAGAGCTGGCTAAATACGCGACCATCATCGAGAAGCATTATGGCCGCCCTATGGACATCGAATGGGGTAAGGATGGCCGTGACGGCAAGCTGTACATCCTGCAAGCACGTCCGGAAACCGTCAAATCCCAGCAAAAACATACTGATGCACAGCAGCGCTTCAAGCTCAAAGGTAGTGGCACTGTGCTGGTGTCTGGCCGTGCGATTGGCCAGAAAATCGGTGCCGGCCGAGTGCGCGTCATTCATGATCCTTCCGAGATGGAAAGAGTGCAGCCAGGCGACGTTCTGGTAGCCGACATGACAGACCCTAACTGGGAACCTGTCATGAAGCGCGCTGCCGCTATCGTCACCAATCGTGGTGGTCGTACTTGTCACGCAGCGATTATTGCGCGTGAACTCGGTGTTCCAGCCGTAGTCGGTTGTGAAGATGCGACGGATGTGCTGAAAGATGGCACCCTGGTCACAGTGTCTTGTGCAGAAGGTGATGAAGGCAAGATTTACGATGGTTTGCTGGAAACCGAGGTCACAGAAGAAGTACGCGGTGAATTGCCCAAATTGCCTTTGAAGATCATGCTCAATGTCGGTAATCCACAACTGGCATTTGACTTCCAGTCTGTACCGAATGATGGCGTTGGTTTGGCGCGCCTGGAATTCATCATCAATAACAATATCGGCGTGCATCCAAAAGCGATACTGGAATACCCGAATATTGATGCCGATCTCAAAAAAGCCGTGGAATCTGTTGCACGTGGGCATGCCTCTCCAAGAGCCTTTTATGTAGATAAACTGGCAGAAGGCATCGCGACTATTGCGGCTGCATTCTGGCCCAAGAAAGTTATTGTTCGCTTGTCAGATTTTAAATCGAATGAATACAAAAAGCTCATAGGTGGATCGCGCTACGAACCGGATGAAGAAAATCCTATGCTGGGTTTCCGCGGTGCTGCGCGTTATCTTGCACCGGATTTTGCCGAGTCATTCGAAATGGAATGCCAGGCCATGAAACGTGTGCGTAATGAGATGGGGCTGACCAATGTAGAAATCATGGTTCCTTTCGTACGTACTCTGGGTCAGGCAGAAAAAGTCGTGAACCTGCTGGCAAAAAATGGACTCAAACGTGGTGAAAATGGCTTGCGCCTGATCATGATGTGCGAAGTGCCATCGAATGCAATCCTGGCAGAAGAATTCCTGCAATTCTTTGATGGCTTCTCTATTGGCTCCAATGATTTGACACAGTTGACGCTTGGTCTGGATCGCGATTCTGGCATGGAATTGCTGGCAGCGGATTTTGATGAACGTGACCCTGCTGTACGCGCCTTGTTGTCACGTGCGATCGCCGCCTGTCGCAAACTCGACAAGTATGTTGGTATCTGCGGCCAGGGACCATCTGATCATCCAGACTTTGCTGAATGGCTGATGAAGGAAGGGATAGAATCGATTTCCCTGAACCCTGATTCTGTTATTGATACCTGGCAGAAACTGGCTGCAGTCGGAAAATAAATAGATCTGCTCTGGAAGTAAAAAACGGGAATTTCTTGCAAAAGAATTCCCGTTTTTGTTGTTGGTGCGCCGCAACATAATTCAATTGAACCCCCTTGTATTTTTTAGAATTAAGACTAGACTACCGATGTCGAAACTTAAGAAAAAGAAAATCAATACTTCAACAAAATTCCTGAGAAAGCCCTCGTTACCACGCCAGGTAACGGGGGCTTTTTTGTGGGTAAATTTCTATGACGATTACCGATGAAAAATATAAGCCAGTCGTAGAAAATGCAAATGTCGCAAAGTAAATAAGTACAAAAACTGATAAGGAGAATAAGAATATGAACGGATGGATGATGTGGATGATACTGGCTGGTGTAGTTGTGATCTTTGAGTTGTTCACTGGCACGTTTTACTTGTTGATGATTTCAATTGGTTTGGTTGCCGGTGCTCTGGCTGCTGTTTTCCAATTGGGTTCAGCAGGACAAATGATAGTTGCTGCTGTTGTTGGATCGCTCGCAACCATAGCCTTGCACAAGAGTAAATATGGCTGGAAAGAAAATGCAAATGCGGCCAGAGACCCAAATGTGAACATGGATATAGGGCAAACCTTGCAAGTCAATGAATGGAAGGAATTAGGTAATGGCAAGTTTGCCGCGAGAACCATGTATCGCGGCGCGATGTGGGATGTCGAATTACAGCACTCGGCAGGCTATCCCGGTGCTTATATTATTGAAGAGGTACAAGGTAGCCGTTTGATCGTAAGACCGTCGTAGCAGTGCAAAGAATAATTGAAATCACATAAGACAATCTGAATAACAATAAAGGTAAAAAAATGGAAAACATAGGTACAGTCGCTCTGGTTTTACTGGTATTGGGCATAGTGTTTATATTCAAGACCATTAACGTCGTGCCGCAGCAGCACGCCTGGGTGGTCGAGCGTTTAGGTAAATACCATGCCACGCTGGGGCCAGGCTTGAATATCGTGGTGCCTTTTGTTGATCGCATCGCTTATAAACACATACTGAAAGAAATCCCGCTCGATGTTCCGCCGCAGGTCTGTATCACCAGGGACAATACGCAATTGCAGGTAGATGGTATTTTGTATTTCCAGATTACTGATGCCATGCGTGCGTCTTATGGTTCGTCCAACTACATCTCTGCCATCACGCAACTGGCGCAAACCACCTTGCGTTCTGTCATCGGTAAGATGGAGCTAGACAAAACTTTCGAAGAGCGTGATCACATCAATACCACCATCGTGAATGCGATTGATGAATCGGCAGCCAACTGGGGAGTCAAGGTCTTGCGTTATGAAATCAAGGATTTGACACCACCAAAAGAAATCTTGCATGCGATGCAGGCGCAAATTACTGCTGAGCGTGAAAAACGTGCCTTGATCGCTGCGTCAGAAGGCCGCAAGCAAGAGCAGATCAATATTGCGACTGGTGAGCGTGAAGCGTCGATTGCCAAGTCTGAAGGTGAGAAACAGGCATCGATTAACCGTGCACAAGGTCAGGCTGCAGCCATACTGGCGATCGCAGAGGCCAGTGCAGAAGCGATACGCAAGACAGCAGCGGCGATACAGTCACCTGGTGGTGCAGATGCGGTCAATCTGAAAGTCGCAGAACAATATGTCAGTGCATTTGGCAACCTGGCTAAAACCAATAACTCCATTATTGTTCCAGCTAACCTGGGTGATATGAGTGGCCTGATCGCTACTGCCATGCAAGTTGTCAAGTCTCAAAAACCTGCTGTCATCGAGTCGCCACGACGACCCGTCTGATCAAATGAGGAGCGTGAGAGGCTCCTCATGTCGTAACTCTACCCAAACAAATCCCGTTGTACTGCTGGCATCTACCAGATGCCAGCAGGGCTGCTGCATGTCCGGAACAAACCGGAACTTTTAAAAAGAAGAGGCTATGTATGTTTGAAATTATTTTGGCAAGCATCGTTGTTATTCTTATTTGGCTGTTGTATAGCAGCAATGTGCTCGTATATATCTCGAATGAAAAAATTGGTATCGTCGAAAAGAAATGGTCGGCCAGCGGTTCTGTCCAGCATGGATTCATTGCCCTAAATGGCGAAGCCGGTTTCCAGCCCGAAGTATTGCGCGGTGGCTTTCATATGTTCTTCCCATTTCAATATTCCATACACAGACATGACCTGGTAACCATACAACAGGGCACCCTGGCCTATGTATTTGCCCGAGATGGGCAGGCCATGGCACCAACCCAGAATCTGGCATGCAATAAGGAGGCAAATGACTTTACCGATGTCCGCAGCTTCCTGACCAATGCTGGCCAAAAAGGTTTGCAACGCAAGATACTGCGTGAAGGTACTTACGCGATCAACCTTGCACAATTTGTGGTGCTGACTGCTGAGCGCGTTTATGCCTTACCTTTGCCTGGTGATGGCAATATCAGTAACGATGGCATCGTGGTCGGACAACTGGCAGAAATGCTGGATGAACTGCGCACACGTAATGGTTTCCTGCCCTTGGTGATACGTGACGATAAGCTGGCAGTCATCACTACGCATGAAGGGCAGTCTTTACCCGAGGGCACTATCGTTGCACCTGTAGTGGGCGCTGATCCGCATGAGGGTAATAGTTATCACCATGACTTTCAAAACCCAGAAGTGTTTATAGAAGCAGGCGGTTACAAAGGACGGCAGTTGCAGGTGCTGGTGGAAGGCACCTATTATCTGAATGCCCGTTTCGCCAGTTATGAAATAGTGGAAAAACGTGTAGTGCCGGTTGGCTATGTAGGTGTAGTGGTGTCTTATACCGGTAAGGCTGGTAACGACGTAACAGGGGATGCTTATCGTCACGGCGAATTGGTCAGCAGTGATGAAAAAGGTGTACAGGTAAGCCCATTATTGCCTGGCAAATATGCCCTGAACCCCTATGCTAAACGTGTTATCGATGTGCCTACGACCAACTTCATTTTGAAATGGCAGTCAGGCCAGGTGGGTTCACATGAGCTGGACAAGCACCTTAGTGAAGTTTCACTGATTACCAAAGACGCATTTGAACCTGACCTGCCTTTATCCGTCGTTGTCAATATCGACTATAAAATGGCGCCGCTGGTCATACAAAGGTTTGGCGATATCCAGAAACTGGTAGAGCAAACCCTGGACCCTATGGTTGCCGCGTATTTCAAGAACATAGGCCAGGGCAAAACACTCATCGAGTTACTGCAAGAACGTTCAGACATACAGGAGCGAGCCAAAGCAGAAATGCGCAAGAATTTTGAAGGTTATAATCTGACTCTGAATGAAGTATTGATAGGCACGCCGCGTGCCAAGACTGGCGACACGCAGATTGAAGTGATTCTGAAGCAATTGCGTGAGCGCCAGGTCTCCAGGGAGCAACTGGAAACTTACAAAACCAAAGAAACCGCCGCTGTACAAGAGCGCATCCTGCGTGAGGCAGAGGCCAGGGCAAAGCAACAGACTTCCATCACCGAGTCGGAACTGGCCGTCAAGATCGCAGAAAATCAAGGTAGTGCAGCCGTGCAGAAAGCGATCAAGGCAGCTGAGGAAGCACGTCAGGTTGCCTCGGGTGCTGCTGATGCCAAACGTACCCTGGCCAATGCCGAGGCTTACCAAATCCAGCAGATAGGTGAAGCGCAGGCGAAAGCAACTGAATTGAACGTAGAAGCATATGGCGGTCCAGAACTGCAATTCCAGCAAACAGTCTTGCTGCGCTTTGCTGAAGCGATAGAAAAAGGTCACATCGCCATGGTGCCAAGCATACAGACTGGTGGCAGTGGTAGCAGCTCCGCCGTAGATGCTTTCCTCGCACTCGCTGCAAAAGACCTGTTGAATAAAGGGGAGGGGAAAACCGCAATGATTAATGCCGGTTAATCTCGTATTCGAGAAGTGGCTTTGATCAGGTCAAAGTCACTTCTTCTGTCTTCAGCAGGCCATGCGCCTGGGCTTGTGGCTGCCACAGACAAATATCTGCCAGCAGTACTTTCATATCCAGGCCGGTTTCTTGTGATGACTTTACGGCGCACTCATGCATATCTGGATTGGTGCAAGCAGCCTGTAAAAAATGATATTGCCATGCAAGCAGGGGGATCAGTTGCACTCGGTAATTCTGTCGGGTAAATGCAAGATAACTGGTTTCTGGTTGTGGCGGAGTTGGTAGATCCTGATCCGCAGGTGCATGTTTTGCCTGCTCCCAGTATGCCAGTAAAGGAAAACTGGTTTTCAGTAGCCGTACGCAAGCCGGGATATGGATGTCTGCATGGAGCCCCATGAGCAGGTCAAACGCATTGTGGGTTTTGATGTTACGGTTATTTTCCAGTCCGGGTGCCCGTATTACCTCGGTAAATGCCCGTTCCAGTTTTGCTATCTCGACCGGAAACTGCGATAGCGGGTCTGCTTCGCCAGCTTTTAATGCGTCTGTATTTTGGGGTTGACTCTGCAGCAGGAAGCTGCCAAAACCAGCACCTAAATCATACAAAGACGGCGCACGGGAAGGATGTCGCCAGATATAGTTAGGGGCAAAAAATTAAACAATTCATCGCCCATCAAACGATGTAGAACCGGGAAGTCAGCTTGCAGGCATTCCTGTAATCGCAGGATGTAGCCGCGTGCATAAATATGCATGCGCGATCGCTTGCCTGGCGTGATCTTGATTACGCTTGACTCTTCCAGTCCCAGATGTTCCTGCGCCAGCGACAAGCCTCTCGCCAGGCCGCCGGGCGCAGTCATCACCGTTAAAAACCAGTGCTGTAATTGCGATAGCGATGGATCAGGTGCAGGCTGGCTCATGAAGTGCTGAGTACTTCCAGTTGAAAATGCACGGGTGTGGAAATGCTTGAACCCGATGCAGCATTGATTTTCATCTCTGGAAAATGACCAGTCATGACCAAGCGTGCCTTGTCCAGTTCTGCCAGCAAGTCAGGATAAGCCGGGATATTGGCATCCCATTCCAGCAGTGTAGAAACACCGCCCGTCAAGGTTTGTGCCA
This is a stretch of genomic DNA from Undibacterium sp. KW1. It encodes these proteins:
- a CDS encoding RNA methyltransferase, whose translation is MKSITSRDNPLYKEFKQLATSSQARRKAGRTLLDGVHLCEAYFQHLGAPEYCIVAESSLHHAEVAAVLAQSEQQRTQCICLPDALYKALSQVEHGVGVMFIITTPAPEFPTALASSSVVLDNLQDPGNLGSILRSAAAAGIKNVFCSPGTAFAWSPKVMRAGMGAHFLLNIFEHVDLPALLRNTTIQVLATSSHTRQTIYQSNLNQEVVWLFGHEGQGVSPELMSMATSTVTIPQQAAIESLNVAASAAICFFEQVRQQLDAKTERLPQN
- a CDS encoding glutaredoxin family protein, encoding MIQFTLYSRSYCHLCDDMLEQLQAYSPEYGFTVKVIDVDQDDEVLALYDELVPVLVGQKNGQSQQRICHYYLDPAALKAFFHA
- a CDS encoding pyruvate, water dikinase regulatory protein, coding for MSDTPQQARPAANRTVFFVSDGTGITAETFGHSVLTQFDLKFKQVRLPFIDTLEKAHDAVRKINDAYTAEGNRPIVFSTLVKTDLAGVVFKSKGLHMDLIQTFVSPLEQELGVKSTHTIGRSHNITDSEEYKNRIEAINFSLAHDDGQSNKNLSTADVILVGVSRSGKTPTTLYLAMQYGIKAANYPLIPDDFERGKLPSALPEFKGKIFGLSIAPERLSEIRNERRPGSKYASLENCRYEVNEAELMMKREGIRWLSSTAKSIEEISTTILQEIKSDVRIY
- a CDS encoding sigma-E factor negative regulatory protein codes for the protein MNKSTNQHESISAMADGELSDAQLDSLLASLNEAESKDAWEIYHQIGDVLRSEELAVTFSADFSQRFSAKLNAEPVILAPAAMQKADAKDKQRKHKFLGAYAAVASMAAAAVFAFIMIPQLQSFQTKPDTASQISSRAVTSGNVQLANHSGNQSANTLAANEQTRQPAQLVQGSDKKVAELDMLRDPRIDSYLMAHQRFSPAINNGAQYVTHANAVSSASEK
- a CDS encoding MucB/RseB C-terminal domain-containing protein; the encoded protein is MMCVWRFNIALAGSACLLGLLAPAMAQDTIDDKREVHSVLRKMQASAQKMNYSGTFVYQQANQIRTSRITHVLDGNNELEKLEILDGQPREYLRKNEEVTCYLPDSKTLQVEKNATQEVFPALLTSNAQSLPESYAIKKADLSRVAGIDCQTYLLDPRDGFRYGYRLCVEKNSGLLLRAQTVNTKNEVIEQIAFTQLTIGDIDKQRVRPTFQNTAQWQVENLTVQSNIHSGWIVKSLPAGFKKTREMKRLIPAAGNAKNSDGTAIKSHQVVQMIFSDGLAAISVFIEPDSENRTEGSLQQGAMTIMGKRHAEYWVTVVGEVPASAIRQVMNSIEFKPK
- a CDS encoding DegQ family serine endoprotease; translation: MKANKLFPIEKIASTLVLSACVGFIAPTAINATPVAEAAATVGLPDFTELVEKSGPAVVNIRTTEKVQLNQNGMSAEDEQMQEFFRRFFGTPMPTPKQQPTPKGRKTPQQQEEEVPRGVGSGFIISQDGYVLTNAHVVDGASEVYVKLTDKREFKAKVIGADRRTDVAVLKIDGSKLPRVTIGDSDKIKAGEWVIAIGSPFDLDNTVTAGIISAKARDTGDYLPLIQTDVAVNPGNSGGPLINMRGEVIGVNSQIYSRSGGYMGISFAIPIDEAMRVVEQLKSAGKVVRGYLGVERIDVTKEIADGLGLAKAQGAQIQRVMPGSPAEKAGIEPGDVIQKVNGIVIDKAVDLNRIVGDIKPGGKATVTVWRRGGVKDIVVTVAEADAEKAPVKTGKQKAEPASNVFGLTVTDLTEAQKRDAHVSGGVILEGAEGGAARAGLQAGDIITRIFNADIKDAKEFAAVMAKVDQKKPVLLLVKRGDVSKFVAVRPTNQ
- the rnhB gene encoding ribonuclease HII, translated to MHDLTTGLSLFDYENEVICGVDEAGRGPLAGPVMAAAVILDPNRPIAGLRDSKKLSEAKRELLAIEIKEHALAWCIAECSEQEIDELNILQATMLAMRRAVEGLSVTPTLALIDGNRCPVMSIASEAIVKGDDKVAAISAASILAKTARDHVLMQLHETYPQYALDQHKGYPTALHLERLREHGVSPIHRKSYAPVKALLK